Proteins encoded by one window of Candidatus Sumerlaea chitinivorans:
- a CDS encoding Serine phosphatase RsbU, regulator of sigma subunit yields the protein MNLLLLLIIFVLAAWVYRLREREESLRALIDKHQRERKAIFLFLNRLGERLTTSNIALEPALEIITEFIVEATNAEAGAAFLIEPQEQVLSAKVVKGMFPPLMPTTDYVLTKQKYLAERVKREKIPIGQSVIGEAAKEGIPILIGDASTDPRVPKTAFDYLTIKSIMVAPLRARGQISGVLAVVNKRDGSAFTEEDMDLLISLADQAASTVQLVKLYDEFAKKQRIEQELRVAHDFQQMLLPRECPSVPGFEIAAFSKPAQEVGGDYYDFFFVDEAKRYLGMVIADVSGKGIPGALIMSMVRSTLRAEARTSLSPREVLLRANELAYTDTKENVFITMTYGILDTRTRTFRFARAGHEPLVTLKQDSESVRLTSPEGIALGMVDNNIFSIIEEATLQLEEGDLAVLYTDGVVEAMNEEKNEYGKQRFFDLVVANRQLSPHELIEKTLSDIEAFTRGYPQHDDITLVAFKVLAPAATVHLPADQSQRAANS from the coding sequence GTGAATTTACTGCTCCTGCTCATTATCTTTGTATTGGCGGCATGGGTCTACCGCCTACGCGAACGCGAAGAGAGCTTGCGTGCGCTTATCGATAAGCATCAGCGCGAGCGCAAAGCCATTTTTCTTTTCCTAAACCGCCTTGGAGAGCGACTCACCACCTCGAATATCGCCCTCGAGCCCGCGTTGGAAATCATCACGGAGTTTATTGTAGAAGCAACGAATGCCGAAGCGGGTGCCGCATTTTTAATCGAACCGCAAGAGCAAGTCCTCTCCGCCAAGGTCGTGAAAGGCATGTTTCCTCCTCTCATGCCGACCACCGACTACGTCCTCACAAAGCAGAAGTATTTGGCCGAGCGCGTCAAACGCGAGAAAATCCCGATCGGGCAAAGCGTCATAGGCGAAGCGGCCAAGGAAGGTATCCCCATTCTCATCGGGGACGCGAGTACAGATCCACGAGTGCCAAAAACCGCGTTCGATTACCTAACCATAAAATCGATCATGGTGGCGCCGCTCAGAGCCCGTGGACAAATCAGCGGCGTGTTGGCAGTGGTGAACAAGCGAGATGGTAGCGCTTTCACCGAAGAGGACATGGACCTCCTCATCTCCCTTGCCGACCAAGCAGCCTCGACCGTGCAACTCGTCAAACTCTATGACGAGTTTGCCAAGAAACAGCGCATTGAACAGGAGCTCCGTGTGGCTCACGACTTCCAGCAAATGCTCCTGCCGCGCGAGTGCCCCAGCGTGCCGGGCTTTGAGATTGCAGCCTTCTCGAAGCCGGCGCAAGAGGTTGGCGGCGACTACTATGATTTCTTCTTCGTGGATGAAGCCAAACGGTATTTAGGCATGGTCATTGCCGACGTCTCAGGGAAGGGCATTCCCGGAGCCCTCATCATGTCCATGGTGCGTAGCACGCTGCGCGCGGAGGCCCGCACCAGCCTCTCGCCCCGAGAGGTATTACTCCGAGCCAACGAACTCGCCTATACCGACACAAAAGAGAACGTGTTCATCACCATGACCTACGGCATCCTCGATACTCGCACCCGGACCTTCCGATTTGCCCGAGCCGGACACGAACCGTTGGTCACCCTGAAACAGGATAGTGAATCTGTGCGCCTGACCAGCCCCGAAGGGATTGCATTGGGCATGGTCGACAATAACATCTTTTCCATCATCGAGGAAGCCACCCTTCAGCTGGAGGAAGGCGACCTCGCTGTGCTCTACACCGATGGCGTGGTGGAGGCCATGAATGAGGAAAAGAATGAGTACGGCAAACAACGATTCTTTGATTTAGTAGTGGCGAATCGCCAGCTTTCGCCTCATGAATTAATCGAGAAAACGCTAAGCGATATCGAAGCATTTACGCGGGGCTATCCTCAACACGACGATATCACGCTGGTGGCTTTCAAAGTGTTGGCTCCAGCAGCGACCGTTCACTTACCTGCGGACCAGTCCCAGCGTGCAGCAAATTCCTAA
- a CDS encoding Serine/threonine protein kinase PrkC, regulator of stationary phase gives MTSLREQNLTALEVQFASDPTNAHVLIALASEYYRRGIFSARSQSVYERARVAAPHERHFEEGLHLVCFLRQLRNLTIELGQPDQIDPEGIQESIELVREYLRQHPTSPDLFAALGDLYLVRGNVLLAIGAYENAIKFGYHEFGAILRSYEFAARLHTIQPNERIYFGRIYRQMGLTEQAIELYRTAIAEGFHDPETIRGLVDLLEQEAKTATNQNVLNNLYMEICELWLLLGDSDQALESFRRVRFPINQNYALVRKVAAILIDRQDYRLAFDYLSHLPVDEETKELLNRIAVELEKIGDLDTATFLLRFINENDIVIREAEALREKEIEINTELAVAELNESQGRYDQALSAYVKVLKLGYKEDYAILSRIVELLPLIKSDHIEDFYFIGQYYLDRKDWYRSAQFYDLVLERRQGDPLARQKLREIYDAILGANPHLPELRLRSGDLYLETGALDLAIAEYKHAAQFPETNIEATRRLAIAYMKQQQFTEAFEAFQALPVAEVDLENLYQLHLIFNGRGRVAEALNLLQMIHTVDENYRDVAERIALLRQKFEEQSQAMFVDPVMLDLIGEAAVGRYRYIEKIGSGGMGVVHKVYDLKLNKPVAMKILREGLAGSGKAIERFFREARIAATLNHPNIVNIYDYNINQQTHKSYIAMEYVDGPSLRDMFEDYFVSGPPPLEQRVVDALYYISQICDALQITHSKGIIHRDIKPDNILISSQRIAKITDFGIVHIEEATFTPTGALIGTPRYMSPEQVMGTRLDGRADLYSAGIILYEWLVGAPPFVTGDVAYQQVNIPPVPPVEQNPDIPLEVNNIIMKCLEKNPADRFQTALDLKHALELALSHLTGKPTPAPPPRLKLPGETDMDTII, from the coding sequence ATGACGAGCCTGCGCGAACAGAACCTTACCGCATTGGAAGTCCAGTTCGCTTCCGACCCGACAAATGCGCACGTGCTCATCGCCCTCGCAAGCGAGTACTACCGGCGGGGGATCTTCAGCGCGCGTTCCCAGTCCGTTTATGAAAGAGCTCGCGTCGCAGCTCCTCACGAACGACATTTCGAGGAAGGGCTCCATCTGGTTTGCTTTCTCCGCCAGCTCCGCAACCTAACCATTGAGCTCGGTCAGCCGGATCAAATCGACCCCGAGGGAATTCAGGAGTCCATTGAGCTGGTAAGGGAGTACCTCCGCCAACATCCGACGTCCCCGGACCTCTTCGCCGCATTAGGCGATCTCTATCTCGTGCGCGGAAATGTGCTCTTGGCGATCGGTGCGTATGAAAACGCCATCAAGTTTGGCTATCACGAGTTTGGTGCAATCCTTCGGAGCTATGAGTTCGCGGCCCGCCTACATACCATCCAGCCAAACGAACGCATCTACTTTGGGCGAATCTATCGCCAAATGGGGCTCACCGAGCAAGCCATTGAACTCTATCGCACCGCGATTGCAGAAGGCTTCCATGACCCAGAGACGATTCGGGGACTCGTGGACCTCCTCGAGCAGGAAGCCAAGACGGCCACCAATCAAAACGTGCTCAACAACCTCTACATGGAGATCTGCGAGCTGTGGCTTCTGCTTGGCGATTCGGATCAGGCGCTGGAAAGCTTCCGCCGGGTTCGTTTCCCCATCAATCAAAACTATGCACTCGTGCGCAAAGTAGCCGCCATTCTCATCGACCGCCAGGATTATCGCTTGGCCTTTGACTACCTCTCGCACTTACCTGTGGACGAGGAGACCAAGGAGCTCCTCAATCGCATCGCGGTAGAATTGGAAAAGATCGGGGACCTCGACACCGCGACTTTTCTCCTGCGATTCATCAACGAGAATGACATTGTCATTCGCGAGGCCGAGGCCCTCCGGGAGAAGGAAATCGAGATCAACACCGAGCTCGCGGTTGCAGAACTCAACGAGTCGCAGGGCCGCTACGACCAAGCACTTTCAGCTTACGTCAAAGTCCTGAAACTGGGTTACAAGGAAGATTATGCGATTCTCTCGCGCATCGTCGAGCTTCTTCCTCTCATCAAATCGGACCACATCGAGGACTTCTATTTCATCGGGCAATATTATCTCGACCGCAAGGATTGGTACCGGTCAGCCCAGTTTTACGATCTTGTCCTTGAGCGCCGACAGGGGGACCCCCTTGCCCGCCAGAAACTCCGCGAGATTTACGACGCAATCTTGGGAGCAAATCCCCATCTACCCGAATTGCGGCTTCGCAGCGGGGACCTTTACTTAGAAACCGGTGCCTTGGATCTGGCCATTGCGGAATACAAACACGCTGCACAATTCCCCGAGACCAATATCGAAGCAACGCGACGCCTTGCCATCGCCTACATGAAACAACAACAATTCACCGAGGCGTTTGAAGCGTTCCAAGCGCTTCCCGTGGCTGAGGTGGATTTGGAAAACCTCTATCAGCTCCACCTCATTTTCAACGGGCGCGGCCGGGTCGCCGAAGCGCTCAATCTTCTGCAAATGATCCACACCGTGGACGAAAACTACCGCGACGTAGCCGAGCGCATCGCATTGCTCCGCCAGAAGTTCGAGGAGCAGTCCCAAGCGATGTTCGTTGATCCGGTGATGCTCGATCTCATCGGGGAAGCGGCGGTCGGACGCTATCGGTACATTGAAAAAATCGGCAGCGGCGGAATGGGCGTCGTTCACAAAGTCTACGACCTCAAACTCAACAAACCCGTTGCCATGAAAATCCTGCGCGAAGGGCTGGCGGGCAGCGGCAAGGCGATCGAGCGTTTCTTCCGCGAAGCGCGCATCGCGGCCACACTCAACCACCCGAACATCGTCAACATCTACGATTACAACATCAACCAACAAACCCACAAAAGCTACATCGCGATGGAATACGTGGATGGGCCTTCGCTGCGCGACATGTTTGAAGATTATTTCGTGTCTGGCCCTCCACCCCTCGAGCAACGTGTCGTGGATGCGCTCTACTATATCTCCCAGATTTGTGACGCCTTGCAGATCACACACTCAAAAGGCATCATTCACCGCGACATCAAACCCGACAACATTCTGATTAGCTCCCAGCGCATTGCCAAAATTACGGATTTTGGCATTGTCCATATCGAGGAGGCCACCTTTACCCCAACAGGCGCACTCATCGGTACCCCCCGCTACATGTCGCCCGAACAGGTGATGGGTACGCGTCTCGACGGACGCGCGGATCTCTACTCGGCAGGCATCATTCTTTACGAGTGGCTGGTAGGTGCACCCCCCTTTGTAACCGGAGATGTTGCCTACCAGCAGGTCAACATCCCGCCAGTCCCGCCGGTTGAGCAAAACCCAGATATCCCCCTTGAGGTCAACAACATCATCATGAAGTGCCTCGAGAAGAATCCCGCGGACCGCTTCCAGACCGCCCTCGACTTAAAGCACGCGCTCGAGCTCGCTTTGAGCCATCTTACGGGAAAACCAACGCCCGCACCCCCGCCACGCCTGAAACTGCCCGGGGAAACCGACATGGACACAATTATTTAG
- a CDS encoding Anti-sigma F factor, producing the protein MMQEAPHTLTPQIEISCKIDSSMLGLLRDIITAIARHLGFSEQEASEIEICVDEACANALEHAYKQSGTTNTAERTKELCIEILYRNNALVVRVSDRGHGSGQIQARFSTIQEYASPERSEYRGLGLYLMQKFMDEVRIQSEPGKGTTVEMIKIRK; encoded by the coding sequence ATGATGCAGGAAGCGCCACATACACTCACCCCCCAAATCGAGATTTCGTGCAAGATCGACAGCTCGATGTTGGGATTGCTGCGCGATATCATTACAGCGATCGCCCGGCACTTGGGGTTTTCTGAGCAAGAAGCTTCCGAGATTGAGATTTGTGTGGACGAAGCCTGCGCAAACGCTCTTGAGCATGCGTATAAACAATCCGGCACCACGAACACGGCCGAGCGTACCAAAGAACTCTGTATAGAGATTCTATATCGCAATAACGCACTTGTGGTGCGCGTGAGCGACCGTGGCCATGGTTCCGGCCAAATCCAAGCCCGCTTCTCCACCATTCAAGAATACGCTTCCCCCGAACGTTCCGAGTATCGTGGCCTCGGCCTCTACCTGATGCAAAAGTTCATGGACGAAGTAAGAATCCAGTCTGAGCCCGGGAAGGGCACCACTGTGGAAATGATCAAGATCCGGAAATGA
- a CDS encoding Maltose/maltodextrin ABC transporter, ATP-binding protein MalK, which translates to MADVRLEHVSKIFPGGVRAVDNVNLHIKDKEFLVLVGPSGCGKSTTLRMIAGLEEISEGNIYIGDRLVNDVPPKDRDIAMVFQNYALYPHMTVEENLEFGLKLRKVPREERKRRVREAAEILDIVHLLDRKPKALSGGQRQRVAVGRAIVRQPKVFLFDEPLSNLDAKLRVQMRTEISKLHMRLQATMIYVTHDQVEAMTMGDRIVVMKDGVVQQVDDPISLYDHPINRFVAGFIGSPPMNFMEGTLVEDNGLVFNEGMIQVRIPEKYYEALKPYAGKRVIFGIRPEDIYDPSYGTELPNKQEVTATVEVIEPMGSEIYLYLTTGKTPFVARVEPHVKAEVEEKRKLYFNMDKAHFFDVETEKSILYREQRELAETTA; encoded by the coding sequence ATGGCCGACGTTCGCCTCGAGCACGTATCGAAAATCTTCCCCGGCGGAGTCCGGGCGGTCGACAACGTAAATCTGCACATCAAGGACAAAGAGTTTCTTGTCCTTGTTGGACCGTCCGGCTGCGGGAAGTCCACCACCTTGCGCATGATCGCCGGTCTTGAGGAAATCTCTGAGGGCAACATCTACATTGGCGATCGCCTCGTCAACGACGTGCCCCCGAAAGACCGCGACATTGCCATGGTCTTCCAGAACTATGCGCTCTATCCCCATATGACGGTGGAGGAGAACTTAGAGTTCGGTCTCAAATTACGCAAGGTTCCGAGGGAAGAACGCAAGCGCCGCGTGCGCGAGGCGGCCGAGATTCTGGACATCGTCCACCTGCTTGACCGCAAACCCAAGGCGTTGTCGGGCGGCCAGCGCCAGCGTGTGGCTGTCGGGCGCGCGATCGTTCGCCAACCCAAGGTGTTCCTCTTCGACGAGCCACTCTCCAACCTCGACGCGAAATTGCGCGTCCAGATGCGCACCGAAATCTCGAAGCTCCACATGCGGCTTCAGGCCACGATGATCTACGTCACCCACGACCAAGTCGAGGCTATGACGATGGGCGATCGCATCGTGGTCATGAAGGATGGCGTCGTGCAACAAGTGGATGACCCCATCTCGCTGTACGATCATCCGATCAATCGCTTCGTTGCTGGCTTCATCGGCAGCCCGCCAATGAACTTCATGGAAGGGACCTTGGTGGAGGATAACGGCCTCGTCTTCAATGAGGGAATGATTCAAGTCCGGATCCCCGAGAAATACTACGAAGCGCTCAAACCCTACGCCGGCAAACGCGTGATTTTTGGAATCCGACCGGAAGATATTTACGACCCAAGCTACGGCACCGAACTTCCCAACAAGCAAGAAGTCACCGCGACGGTCGAGGTGATTGAGCCCATGGGAAGTGAGATCTACCTCTACCTCACGACCGGCAAGACGCCTTTTGTTGCGCGCGTCGAGCCGCACGTTAAGGCCGAGGTTGAGGAGAAGCGCAAACTCTACTTCAACATGGATAAGGCGCATTTCTTCGACGTCGAAACGGAGAAGAGCATCCTCTACCGCGAGCAGCGGGAGTTAGCAGAAACCACGGCCTAA
- a CDS encoding Heat shock protein 60 family co-chaperone GroES — protein MRIGTKEILVVGDRVLIKPDNPEELTKVGLVLPQSVVEKEPVQSGRVVAVGPGIAIPNFAVDDTEPWKDHHPRSQIRYIPVQAEIGDYALFLRKEAVEIRYCGEHFVVVPQSAILLLIRDEDLTATLLEP, from the coding sequence ATGCGGATCGGTACAAAAGAGATCTTGGTGGTTGGGGATCGCGTGCTCATCAAGCCCGATAACCCTGAAGAACTCACCAAAGTGGGCCTCGTCCTGCCCCAGAGCGTGGTGGAAAAAGAGCCCGTCCAATCTGGGCGTGTTGTGGCTGTCGGTCCCGGCATCGCCATCCCAAACTTTGCTGTGGACGACACCGAACCGTGGAAAGATCATCATCCAAGATCCCAAATTCGCTACATTCCTGTGCAGGCGGAGATCGGTGACTATGCTCTTTTCCTTCGAAAAGAGGCCGTGGAGATTCGCTATTGTGGCGAGCACTTCGTGGTCGTACCGCAGTCGGCGATCTTACTTCTCATCCGCGATGAGGATCTGACCGCGACGCTTCTTGAGCCTTAA
- a CDS encoding Sensory transduction histidine kinase: MNAASKRTIPPRYLQELTLQEQVHVALGSATTLEEFYLILGCVLVDPNILAFSRAFILCYDSVTQTYTGRLAVGALSRKEHERMRAEIAEEDRRLFEQIAAAQAANAEPRILQQLYNLRFHSLWIHLMQEQEGSVGLNQAFQQVTLHENELPDNHLVRLAAQWGRAQIVQRDSVDTQGLNEFLRFPLLAGHVVTKRGLHAVVFADRAFEKKPINSLAQYHFQWLLNHASVTLDNVELLEELRQSSERLKEVDRIKTNFLSIVSHELRTPLTAILGFVQILRDKQVGPLTPFQEDLLNRVAQQSAHLASLVHDILEVAEVEAGGMLQVELTAVDPLTVVMHTTTRVEERRKSKGVVIETLVEEAIPFIRTDPNALERILYHLLDNAIKFSPTNGRVRIYFRQHDGQLHITIEDNGIGISPENLRKIFDYFYQVDFRLERAYGGMGLGLTIVKLLLDATGGQIRVESAVGSGSRFTVSFPIVESPALNPEI, encoded by the coding sequence ATGAACGCCGCCAGCAAACGGACGATACCACCACGATACCTCCAAGAGCTCACGCTCCAAGAGCAAGTCCACGTCGCGCTGGGAAGTGCCACCACTCTTGAGGAGTTTTACCTCATCTTGGGGTGTGTCCTCGTTGACCCGAATATCCTTGCCTTTTCTCGGGCGTTTATCCTTTGCTATGATTCTGTTACCCAGACGTACACAGGTCGGCTGGCTGTCGGTGCTCTTTCGCGCAAAGAACACGAGCGGATGCGCGCCGAGATCGCTGAAGAGGACCGGCGCCTTTTCGAGCAAATAGCTGCCGCCCAAGCCGCGAACGCGGAACCTCGAATCCTCCAGCAGCTCTACAACTTACGTTTCCACTCGCTTTGGATCCATCTCATGCAGGAGCAGGAAGGATCTGTTGGCCTTAACCAAGCCTTCCAGCAAGTCACCCTCCATGAAAACGAACTGCCAGACAATCACCTTGTGCGCCTTGCGGCTCAGTGGGGGCGCGCTCAAATCGTCCAGCGCGATTCTGTGGACACCCAAGGTTTAAACGAATTCCTGCGTTTCCCACTTTTGGCAGGCCATGTGGTGACAAAACGCGGCCTTCACGCGGTCGTTTTTGCAGACCGCGCATTCGAGAAGAAGCCCATCAACTCGCTCGCCCAATATCACTTCCAATGGCTCCTGAATCACGCCTCCGTCACGCTGGATAACGTCGAGCTGCTCGAAGAGCTCCGACAAAGCTCCGAACGACTGAAAGAGGTGGATCGCATCAAGACCAATTTCCTTTCCATCGTTTCACATGAGCTTAGGACGCCTCTGACCGCAATCCTCGGGTTTGTGCAAATTCTACGCGACAAGCAAGTCGGGCCACTCACCCCATTCCAAGAGGACCTCCTAAACCGCGTCGCCCAGCAGTCGGCGCACTTGGCAAGCCTTGTGCACGATATCCTCGAAGTCGCTGAAGTTGAAGCTGGAGGCATGCTTCAGGTCGAACTCACTGCCGTTGACCCACTCACCGTGGTCATGCACACCACAACCCGCGTCGAAGAGCGTCGCAAATCCAAAGGCGTCGTCATTGAGACCTTGGTGGAGGAGGCCATCCCGTTCATCCGGACTGACCCCAACGCCCTTGAGCGGATCCTCTACCATCTACTCGACAACGCAATCAAGTTCAGCCCCACGAATGGCCGCGTGCGCATCTATTTCCGACAGCACGACGGCCAACTCCACATAACCATCGAGGACAATGGCATCGGCATCTCGCCAGAAAACCTGCGAAAGATTTTCGATTATTTCTATCAGGTAGATTTTCGTCTCGAGCGTGCCTACGGCGGCATGGGGCTCGGCCTCACCATTGTGAAGTTGTTACTCGATGCAACCGGCGGACAAATCCGTGTCGAGTCCGCCGTAGGCTCAGGATCCCGCTTCACCGTTTCTTTCCCCATTGTGGAGTCCCCCGCACTCAATCCAGAAATATAG
- a CDS encoding Xanthine/uracil/thiamine/ascorbate permease family protein — protein MLERIFQLQAHGTTVRRELTAGLITFLTMAYIIFVQPAVLSGHMFGRPTGMDFGSVMVATCLSAALFSCLMGLYARYPVALAPGMGENFFFVFSAIPAVAAAGYAEPWRVALGMVFLSGLCFLVLSLAGVRESLFEAVSTSMKHAISVGIGLFIAFIGLQNAGVILKDPGTAVKLNHTLGSPDLVVFFTGFLVAAILQARRFRGAILVGIAAATLMAVALKIGLPRLGPAVWDSPIVRDSMLAKQFRIANGVVSAPPSLAPTFLKLDVVSALQPHLLPFMLIFLYMAVFDTMGTLIGVGELAGLVREGKLVRAGRAFSTDAASSLVGSLLGTSTVTAYIESSTGILYGGRTGLTAVATGVLFLLALFFSPIVEMVGSYPPITASALVLVGAMMMRNITKLDWDEPSEAIPAFLVILGIPLSYSISDGLALGFIAYPLIKAASGRGREVRPLMWAMSALLAAYFIFVRSRLG, from the coding sequence ATGCTGGAGCGAATCTTTCAACTTCAGGCACATGGCACAACGGTACGCCGGGAACTGACCGCTGGCCTTATCACGTTCTTGACCATGGCGTACATCATTTTTGTTCAGCCTGCGGTTCTCTCAGGTCACATGTTTGGGCGTCCCACAGGAATGGATTTTGGCTCGGTAATGGTGGCCACGTGTTTGAGTGCCGCGCTGTTTTCGTGCCTGATGGGACTTTACGCGCGCTATCCGGTCGCGCTGGCGCCGGGTATGGGTGAGAACTTCTTTTTCGTGTTCTCCGCAATTCCCGCAGTTGCTGCTGCAGGCTACGCGGAGCCTTGGCGGGTGGCGTTGGGGATGGTGTTCCTGTCGGGGCTGTGTTTCCTTGTCCTGTCCCTTGCGGGTGTGCGTGAGAGTCTGTTTGAAGCGGTGAGCACATCCATGAAGCACGCCATCAGCGTGGGGATTGGGCTCTTCATTGCGTTCATCGGTTTGCAAAATGCTGGCGTCATTTTGAAGGATCCTGGGACAGCGGTAAAGCTGAATCATACCTTGGGATCGCCCGATTTGGTAGTCTTCTTCACAGGTTTTCTTGTGGCGGCGATCTTACAGGCGCGCCGCTTTCGCGGAGCAATTCTCGTGGGGATTGCGGCCGCGACTCTTATGGCCGTTGCGCTTAAGATCGGTCTTCCGAGGCTGGGGCCAGCGGTATGGGATTCTCCTATTGTACGCGACTCGATGCTTGCCAAACAGTTCCGCATTGCAAACGGCGTTGTGTCGGCACCGCCGTCCTTGGCTCCGACGTTTCTTAAGTTAGATGTGGTAAGCGCGCTACAACCGCACTTGCTCCCCTTTATGCTGATCTTCCTCTACATGGCCGTTTTCGATACGATGGGGACGCTGATCGGTGTTGGCGAGCTTGCAGGGCTCGTGCGGGAAGGCAAATTGGTGCGTGCGGGGCGTGCGTTTTCCACGGATGCGGCCAGCTCGCTGGTTGGCTCGCTGCTCGGCACGAGTACGGTGACGGCTTACATTGAAAGCTCGACGGGGATTCTCTACGGTGGGCGGACAGGATTGACGGCTGTTGCGACGGGCGTATTGTTTCTGCTCGCGCTCTTTTTCTCGCCTATTGTCGAAATGGTAGGGAGCTATCCCCCCATCACCGCGTCGGCTCTGGTGCTTGTTGGGGCGATGATGATGCGCAATATCACGAAGCTCGACTGGGATGAGCCGAGCGAGGCGATCCCGGCTTTCTTAGTGATTCTGGGGATTCCCCTCAGCTATTCCATTTCGGATGGTCTTGCGCTGGGTTTCATTGCGTATCCCCTCATCAAGGCAGCGAGTGGGCGCGGCAGAGAGGTCCGGCCGCTCATGTGGGCGATGAGTGCGCTGCTTGCCGCCTACTTTATTTTTGTGCGTTCGCGACTTGGCTGA
- a CDS encoding UDP-4-amino-4-deoxy-L-arabinose--oxoglutarate aminotransferase, which yields MKTKTMIPFIDLPSTHKDFLNRYFGELRELFETCDFIGASSKRAAEFEEAFARYIGVKHALGVNSGTDALLLALDAVGVRAGDEVILPAFGFIATADVVVRLGARPVLVDVQPDTFNVDPAAIEAAITPRTKAIIPVHLFGQACDMDPILEIAARHHLPVIEDVAQACGATYKGKRLGALGTFGAFSFYPTKNIGAAGDAGMITTNDDELAERIRQFRDHGRTPSGAFVCIGYNSRLDTIQALYLQHKLEDLDDSILDRIENARLYNRIFEEYKAQAAAIDQPVDLELPQVAEDFTHTFNLYTIKMGDRDRLRAFLTEKRIGSAIYYPLPLHRMPALEFLGYAEGAFPVAEECARRCLSLPVWPGLTRQQVRTVAETVIEFFENNPMR from the coding sequence ATGAAGACGAAGACGATGATACCATTTATCGACCTGCCCAGCACCCATAAAGATTTTTTGAATCGGTATTTTGGGGAGCTCCGAGAACTGTTTGAGACATGTGATTTCATCGGAGCGAGTTCGAAACGGGCAGCAGAGTTCGAAGAGGCCTTCGCACGATATATTGGCGTGAAACATGCTTTGGGGGTCAACTCGGGAACGGATGCCCTGCTCTTAGCTTTGGATGCTGTGGGGGTGCGGGCTGGCGATGAGGTGATATTGCCCGCTTTTGGGTTCATCGCGACAGCGGATGTGGTGGTACGGCTTGGGGCCCGTCCCGTACTGGTGGATGTTCAACCCGACACTTTCAATGTCGACCCAGCAGCCATCGAGGCTGCGATCACACCGCGCACGAAGGCGATCATCCCGGTTCATCTTTTTGGACAGGCCTGCGACATGGACCCGATCCTTGAGATTGCAGCGCGCCACCATCTGCCGGTGATCGAGGATGTTGCCCAAGCGTGTGGGGCGACTTACAAGGGGAAGCGACTGGGCGCTTTGGGGACGTTTGGGGCGTTCAGCTTTTACCCGACGAAAAACATTGGTGCGGCGGGTGATGCGGGCATGATCACCACCAACGACGATGAGCTGGCGGAGCGGATCCGCCAATTCCGCGATCACGGACGCACCCCCAGCGGAGCGTTTGTATGCATCGGGTACAATAGCCGCTTGGATACCATCCAAGCGCTCTACCTCCAGCATAAGCTTGAGGATTTGGATGACTCCATCCTCGATCGGATTGAAAATGCCCGCCTCTACAATCGGATCTTTGAGGAGTACAAGGCGCAAGCGGCTGCAATTGATCAGCCGGTGGATCTTGAGTTGCCGCAGGTAGCGGAGGATTTCACGCATACGTTTAACCTTTACACGATTAAGATGGGGGATCGGGATCGCCTGCGGGCATTCCTCACCGAGAAAAGAATTGGCTCGGCTATCTACTATCCTCTGCCCCTCCATCGGATGCCGGCGCTTGAATTTTTGGGCTACGCGGAAGGTGCGTTCCCTGTGGCAGAGGAATGTGCTCGGCGGTGCCTATCGCTGCCGGTGTGGCCGGGGCTGACGCGCCAGCAGGTGCGGACGGTGGCTGAAACGGTGATCGAGTTCTTCGAGAATAACCCCATGCGATGA